ctgctttctccctctcttctccttctggaataactataatccttatgttatttTTCCAAATTGAGTTGGATATGTctcgaagaatttcttcattttttaaaaatctgagtttttTCTACtcttccatctgaagcatttctatatttctgtcttctAAGTCGCCAATTCTGTTCTCTATAATGTCTGccttattttttatggtttctacgttattttttatcttgttgaTTGTGTTCTTCGTATCCATAATTTCTCTATAGTTTTTTTTAAGGACTTCAGTATTTTTGGTGAACTATTCCTtctgttcgttaattttattcctgagctcattgaactcaGGATTTTGggattttcttgtaacttgttgagtttctttatgacaactattttgagttttctgtttttcacattgtaaatttctgtgacttcatgaTTGGTTTGTGGAGACTTGTCAGTTTCCTTCTGTTGTGCAGTgtcactgtagttcttcatggtgtttgatgaaatgATCCTGTGCTggtacatttgtggtagtattgggttgcagattccacctgccaccactggtggGGGCAGGAGCAGCGTTTTCTCATCCTGCCCTATCTGCTGGTAGTTGTGCCAGTTCAGTTGCTCTGCATTCCCATGCGCTGGCCACAGCCACTCGGTGGGTTGTGCTCCTGTGggtgcagcctctgtgcttgCCAGGTGGGTTGCAGCTGGGCACTGTGCTTGGCAGGTGGGTCATGCTAGCAAGGGCTGGTGCTGCACTCTTGGGCAGGTTAGCTGAGCTGTTGTGCTTCATGGTCAGGGCACCTTGGTACGGGTGCGGCCCCTGCAGAATGGTGAGTGCTCTCAAGAGCTGGGCTACCACTCAAAAAGCATTTGCGCCCAGGGCCGGGCTGCCCCCCGCCTCTGCTCATAGTCGTGCCACCTGCTGTCTGAGGGTCTGCGACCTGGATTGCTGCctcaggagaggaggagggttccactcacctagttccactgcttcctggggatccagtccacccGCTTTCAGGTGTATGGCTGCATGGATCCCTAAGGCATCCTGTTGtgttgtgtagggaatcctcaGTTAGTtagtgaatgtccatttagttgtaatttAGAGTGGAGGGACAAAGGGAACAATTCACTCTGTAataatgctgacatcactcttccATTctagccagtttttttttttttagtgatagttagatctttatttaaaaatctgatcTGGCAGCTTAGTGTTTTCCACCAACGCGGGAAGCAGAAACTTTTACTGGCTTCACAGTTGTTTGCTTAGGTGCTGCCTTTGTGGGAGCCTTAGCAGCAGCTGTTGCTTTTTAGATGCTTGCTTATTTAGCCTTTTTTGCTTCCTTGGCAGCCCTGATAGTTTGTTGTCGTTGAGCCTTTCTAATTTCAGGTTTCTGATTCCTGGCCATATCAGCAAGAGATGCACCAGTGATGGCCCTCTGGAATTTGACTGCATGGCAGgttcttttcttttgaatttcttccgACTGCCCCTTTTTGTGCTTCCTTCTGTAGAGGACAGTCCAGTTTATCTGCCGAGGATTCCTCTTGGAAAGGAATGCCGGCTCACATTTTGCGTTAAGAAATTGGAAAACCTTCCCGTCGATCCTGGCATGGCGCTGCATATGTCTGGGGTAGATCTTGTAGGTGCTATAGCTGCACAGCTCGACCTTCATGACTGCAGCTGCTGGGGAGAAGGAACGATGGCGAAGAGCCATCTTAGCCGTTTTTAAGTGCACTGTTTAGTGGTATTAAGTATATTTGCGTTGTTGTGTAACCAACAccgccatccatctccagaagttTTTTATCTtatgaaact
The nucleotide sequence above comes from Diceros bicornis minor isolate mBicDic1 chromosome 3, mDicBic1.mat.cur, whole genome shotgun sequence. Encoded proteins:
- the LOC131422749 gene encoding LOW QUALITY PROTEIN: large ribosomal subunit protein eL24-like (The sequence of the model RefSeq protein was modified relative to this genomic sequence to represent the inferred CDS: substituted 2 bases at 2 genomic stop codons) — protein: MKVELCSYSTYKIYPRHMQRHARIDGKVFQFLNAKCEPAFLSKRNPRQINWTVLYRRKHKKGQSEEIQKKRTCHAVKFQRAITGASLADMARNQKPEIRKAQRQQTIRAAKEAKKAKXASIXKATAAAKAPTKAAPKQTTVKPVKVSASRVGGKH